The DNA segment CGCCGCTCGTAGATCCGCTCCACCGTCCGGCTCCTGGGCATCCCGATCTGGCAGAGCACCGAGTGCAGGAAGTCCATGCGGTCCGGCGGCTCCTGCCGGATGGCCGTGGCCGCATCGATCAACCGTTCAATCGTGCGCGGGATCCTGACCAGCTCGCGGCCGCGGCCGTCCCAATCCGGGGGCTCCGAGTCCCTCACCGGATCAGCCCGTTGCTCCGAAGCCACGGCTCGATCGCCGCTTCGAGCATGTCCTGCAGGGTGTTGGGCTCGGTCCCGCTCAACTGGCGTTCGAGCGATGCCCGCTTCAACGCCTTCGCGAGATCCCCTCTGATCCGTGTCGTGATCGACACACGCTCCACGACCGGGCCGGCGTTGGCAATAGCCGGCCGGTTCGAGTACACGAACTCCCGCTCCTTGACGGGATCCACGGCATTGCCAGCGGCCGCCGCGGCCGGCGGCTTGATTCCCTCAGTCAATGTCCTCCTGTCCACCATCTCCCCTCCCCTCACTTCGCTTCGGCGGGCTCTTTGCGTCCCGCCTTCGCCGGTTCGTGCAGGAACACATCGGGCAACAGTTCACTGAACAACTGCTCGACCTCGATCGCGGCGTCCCTGGCACGCGATCCCATATCCCAGACGACACTCCCCTGCCCCGGTGCATCCGCGTAGATCTGCCGGAGCGTCATCGCGGTCGTTGCCAGCGGCAGCGACAGCGCCTGGGCCGCATCCTTCATGTCCTTGGTCAGCCGGTAGTTCTTGCCGACCATGCTCAGCACGATCCTCGCCTCCGGGGCACCGCCCCGGATGTCCTGGGCCTGCCGCAGCACTTCGGTGACTTTGGCCAGTGCCCGCACTTCGAGCATCGACGCCTTGCACGGCACGATGGCAAAGTCCGACCGGAGCAGCAAGGCCCTGCTGGTCTCAGTCTGGCTGCCGGGGCCATCGGCGATGACGAAGTCCGCCTCCTGCCCCAGCGATGGGAGTTCATTCAAAATGGTGTTAGCATCCGCGAGCGTCACCGCCCGCACCTCGGGCGCCGCCTCGCGAACCCACTCCGATGACGATTGCTGGGTATCGCAGTCGGCCAGCACCACGCCGTGCCCATGACGGCACAGCCAGGCGGCGAGGTGGACGGCAAGCGTGGACTTACCGACCCCTCCCTTGCTGTTGGCGATGGTGATGATCATCCCCGATCCGTACCACGGATCGAGCCTTACAGGCAAGCAGTATTTCACGACGGCTCGCAAGCCCCCATGCTCGCCTGCTCGAGAGCAAGCGTGCACGCAGGCCAGCAAGCATGACGACCACCATGCACGACGACGTGCCTGCAACACGGGTGTCCATCTGGCAAGTCTGCCATCACGCTGTCGTGCCGGCTGGCCAGCATGCCGTCAGGCTTGCTGGACAGTCGGACGGCCGGCTGGTTTCACGGTGCAATCCGATCGCGAGCAGCGATCGGGGAGATGTCTGCACACAAAATGGTTCAAGTTGGCAATCAGCAAGTGGTCGGATGAACCGGGCGTCAGGTCAAGTTCTCAAGCTCGATGCCACGGTCAGGCGTTCGGATGAAACGGCCGCGAGAGGGCGGAGCTGGTCCGGGTTGCGGAGCCCCGAGCGGCCGGAGGCCGGCCTTCCTGGGTGTCGATGTTTCCGCCGAGTCGACTCGATTCGTCGACCCTATGTCGAACGCCACCAGCTACACTCGTCGATGCACGACGCCGCGACAATCATCCGCTCCTGGCGGGACACCTTTCTAGCCCAGAAGAGGCTCGCAGAAGGAGCCATGGCCCAGGTCTCCGACGAGCAGCTTCACTCGCCTCTGGCGGCGGGGCTCAACAGTATTGCGGTCATCGT comes from the Phycisphaeraceae bacterium genome and includes:
- a CDS encoding ParA family protein; translation: MIITIANSKGGVGKSTLAVHLAAWLCRHGHGVVLADCDTQQSSSEWVREAAPEVRAVTLADANTILNELPSLGQEADFVIADGPGSQTETSRALLLRSDFAIVPCKASMLEVRALAKVTEVLRQAQDIRGGAPEARIVLSMVGKNYRLTKDMKDAAQALSLPLATTAMTLRQIYADAPGQGSVVWDMGSRARDAAIEVEQLFSELLPDVFLHEPAKAGRKEPAEAK